One segment of Proteus appendicitidis DNA contains the following:
- a CDS encoding cystathionine gamma-synthase family protein, whose translation MTDTQLKKQYIGEHKLSPETLMMSYGYDPLLSEGSVKPPVFLTSTFIFKSAEEGKAFFDTVSGRKPLPEGEKAGLVYSRFNQPNSEIVEDRLAVYENTQSCVLFSSGMSAITTTLMALTQPGDVILHSQPLYGGTETLIAKTLAKFGIQATPFTDGLNLSLIQEQADKASQKGRVSVIFAETPANPTNSLVDIGALKNVADQLEKAQGYRPIIVCDNTLLGPVYQHPIEQGADVSVYSLTKYVGGHSDLVAGAAMGSRELINQIRLLRGAIGTQLDPHSCWMLGRSLETLQIRMEKANQNALLVAEFLREHEKVKAIHYLPFADKNSVEAQVFAKQCTGAGSTFSFDIVGGESEAFRFLNAMKIFKLAVSLGGTESLACHPGSTTHSGVPITLRHSIGIQDTTIRLSIGIENPQDLIADLSQALASA comes from the coding sequence ATGACTGACACTCAATTGAAAAAACAATATATCGGCGAGCATAAACTATCACCAGAAACACTAATGATGAGTTATGGCTATGATCCATTACTCTCTGAAGGCTCCGTTAAACCACCTGTATTTTTAACATCTACCTTTATTTTTAAAAGTGCAGAAGAGGGTAAAGCTTTTTTTGATACCGTAAGTGGTCGAAAACCTTTACCAGAAGGTGAAAAGGCAGGTTTAGTTTATTCTCGCTTTAATCAACCTAATAGTGAAATTGTTGAAGATAGACTGGCTGTTTATGAAAATACACAATCTTGTGTATTATTTTCATCAGGAATGTCCGCAATTACCACAACATTAATGGCATTAACACAGCCCGGTGATGTTATTTTACATTCACAGCCGCTTTATGGTGGAACAGAGACGTTAATTGCCAAAACACTTGCTAAATTTGGTATCCAAGCCACACCATTTACTGATGGGCTAAACCTTTCACTTATTCAAGAACAAGCAGATAAAGCCAGTCAAAAAGGGCGCGTATCCGTTATTTTTGCAGAAACTCCTGCAAACCCGACTAATTCATTAGTTGATATTGGAGCATTAAAGAACGTTGCGGACCAATTAGAAAAAGCGCAAGGCTATCGCCCTATTATTGTCTGTGATAACACATTACTTGGCCCTGTATATCAGCATCCGATAGAACAAGGTGCTGATGTCTCAGTCTATTCTTTAACTAAATATGTTGGTGGACATTCAGATTTAGTCGCCGGTGCTGCAATGGGATCTCGTGAACTTATTAATCAAATCAGATTATTAAGAGGGGCAATAGGGACACAATTAGATCCTCATTCTTGCTGGATGCTAGGTCGTTCTTTAGAAACGTTACAAATTAGAATGGAAAAAGCCAATCAGAATGCATTATTAGTTGCAGAATTTCTGCGTGAACACGAAAAAGTAAAAGCAATTCATTATTTACCTTTTGCCGATAAAAATTCTGTTGAAGCTCAGGTTTTTGCTAAACAATGTACAGGTGCAGGATCAACTTTCTCATTTGATATTGTGGGTGGCGAAAGTGAAGCTTTCCGTTTTCTTAATGCAATGAAAATTTTTAAACTTGCAGTAAGTCTGGGTGGAACGGAATCTCTAGCTTGTCATCCTGGTTCAACAACGCATTCGGGTGTACCAATAACATTACGACATAGCATTGGCATTCAAGACACAACTATTCGTTTATCTATTGGAATAGAAAATCCACAAGATTTAATTGCTGATTTATCCCAAGCATTAGCAAGTGCTTAA
- a CDS encoding GNAT family N-acetyltransferase, whose translation MKTLKTERLILRPWKLSDASSLYQYAKDERIGPIAGWPVHKNVEESAEIIRTIFMRDEVYAVTLIDDDLAIGLVGLSFANESNFPIGDNDAEVSYWIGVPFWGNGLIPEAVKEISRHSFETLELDNLWCGYFADNEKSQKAQEKCGFKFHHVIEEQYAEFLDEVKVENICRLTKEEWVEIQKQTY comes from the coding sequence ATGAAAACATTAAAAACAGAGAGACTTATACTACGCCCATGGAAACTTTCTGATGCATCAAGTTTGTATCAATATGCAAAAGATGAACGCATTGGTCCCATTGCAGGTTGGCCAGTACATAAAAACGTTGAAGAAAGTGCCGAAATTATTCGCACTATATTTATGCGTGATGAAGTTTATGCCGTTACGTTAATTGATGATGATCTTGCCATCGGCTTGGTTGGATTATCTTTCGCAAATGAGAGTAATTTCCCGATTGGGGATAATGATGCTGAAGTTTCTTATTGGATTGGTGTGCCATTTTGGGGGAACGGTTTAATACCAGAAGCCGTCAAAGAAATCAGTCGCCATAGCTTCGAAACACTGGAATTAGATAATTTATGGTGTGGCTATTTCGCTGATAATGAGAAGTCACAAAAGGCACAAGAAAAATGCGGATTTAAATTTCATCACGTTATTGAAGAACAATACGCAGAATTTTTAGATGAAGTGAAAGTTGAAAATATTTGTCGCTTAACTAAAGAGGAATGGGTTGAGATCCAAAAACAGACCTATTAA
- a CDS encoding lysozyme inhibitor LprI family protein: MKKLILFGAISGGILFWSIHLQADNFDCRNAATQTEINQCAYQDFQQKDEELNHIYQQYYTKLDGGRKAQLKQAQLVWINFRDLSCQYEADYYQGGSLAPMVYSSCLKDKTKERISDLKNYIALY; this comes from the coding sequence ATGAAAAAACTTATCCTATTCGGTGCAATATCTGGCGGTATACTATTTTGGTCTATACATTTACAAGCAGATAATTTTGATTGTCGAAATGCAGCAACCCAGACTGAAATTAATCAATGTGCATATCAAGATTTTCAACAAAAGGATGAAGAGCTTAACCATATTTATCAACAATATTACACCAAATTAGATGGTGGTCGAAAAGCTCAGCTTAAACAAGCCCAATTGGTTTGGATTAATTTTAGAGACCTCTCTTGCCAATATGAAGCTGACTATTATCAAGGTGGAAGTTTGGCACCAATGGTATATAGCAGTTGCTTAAAAGATAAAACGAAAGAAAGAATTAGCGACCTTAAAAATTATATTGCTCTATATTAA
- a CDS encoding DMT family transporter encodes MQQMKQKERKNGWINGFIGMLIFSGSLPATKAAVLGFDPLFLTAARATIAGLLSLAMLLLYKEKLPTFKQWISLTVVSLGVVVGFPLLTAIALQEITSAHSLVFLALLPLSTAIFAVIRGGEKPRPIFWFFSIIGSLLVMGYAISQGGASSISADLLMIASVIVCGLGYAEGATLTRALGGWQVICWALIVSLPPMLILSFILMPEHLATISISAWVGLGYVSLFSMLIGFIFWYKGLSQGGIAAVGQLQLLQPFFGLGFAAVLLHESVNLLMLLVTIGVIFCVAGSRKYA; translated from the coding sequence ATGCAACAAATGAAGCAAAAAGAGCGGAAAAATGGCTGGATAAATGGATTTATAGGTATGTTGATTTTTAGTGGATCTTTACCCGCAACAAAAGCGGCTGTATTAGGTTTTGATCCCTTATTTTTAACCGCGGCAAGAGCAACAATTGCAGGGCTATTATCTTTAGCAATGTTGCTGTTATATAAAGAAAAACTACCTACCTTTAAACAGTGGATTTCATTAACGGTTGTCTCATTAGGTGTTGTTGTCGGTTTTCCATTATTAACGGCGATTGCGCTACAAGAAATAACCTCAGCACACTCCCTTGTTTTTTTAGCTTTATTACCGTTATCTACGGCAATTTTTGCGGTAATACGGGGTGGCGAAAAGCCTCGCCCTATTTTTTGGTTTTTCTCTATTATTGGTAGTTTATTGGTGATGGGCTATGCTATTTCTCAAGGCGGAGCATCTTCAATCAGCGCAGATTTATTAATGATAGCGTCAGTCATCGTTTGTGGTTTAGGTTATGCCGAAGGAGCGACTTTAACGAGAGCATTAGGCGGATGGCAGGTTATTTGTTGGGCATTGATTGTATCTTTACCTCCAATGCTAATTCTTAGCTTTATTCTTATGCCTGAACATCTCGCTACAATTAGTATTTCGGCATGGGTAGGCTTAGGCTATGTCTCACTTTTTAGTATGTTGATTGGTTTTATATTTTGGTACAAAGGATTATCGCAAGGTGGGATCGCGGCAGTAGGACAACTTCAATTATTGCAACCATTCTTTGGGTTAGGCTTTGCTGCTGTATTGCTTCATGAATCTGTCAATTTATTGATGTTATTAGTCACCATTGGTGTTATTTTTTGTGTTGCTGGCTCCAGAAAATATGCTTAA
- a CDS encoding helix-turn-helix domain-containing protein — MLSQVLSQLNTSPQHAIIGESNMMNEIGYPLPLSYIVVMICLEGRAVINISFQKQVIKANDILILGDDMMAVLSQKSANFRLFYCFLDKSFASEIAYSLSNTLFAFLHDNPICHPHKEQYEALNRWIQQLTHIDNSYSEHRKLMLKNHLQNLFFAITESIPAHFSIAKKEFTRKEKLCWQFWELIGKHCLTHREVAFYANQLNITPFYLSQITKQFFNDAPKTLINRQVILEIKALLMHTSLSVNELSVKLHFEDPSYLCRYFKRETGNSLSGYRKQHQRQ, encoded by the coding sequence ATGCTGAGCCAAGTATTGTCACAACTTAATACTTCACCGCAACATGCCATTATAGGTGAAAGTAATATGATGAATGAAATAGGTTATCCTTTACCATTATCCTATATCGTCGTCATGATTTGCTTAGAAGGGAGGGCGGTAATCAATATTAGTTTTCAAAAACAGGTGATCAAAGCGAATGATATTCTTATTTTAGGCGATGATATGATGGCCGTTTTGAGTCAAAAATCAGCGAATTTTCGCTTATTCTATTGTTTTCTCGATAAATCTTTTGCTTCAGAAATTGCTTATTCTCTTTCTAATACTTTATTTGCTTTTCTCCATGACAATCCTATTTGTCACCCACATAAAGAACAATATGAAGCCTTAAATAGATGGATTCAACAACTAACACATATAGATAACAGTTATTCTGAACACAGAAAATTAATGTTAAAAAACCACTTACAAAATCTCTTTTTTGCTATTACTGAATCAATACCCGCTCATTTCTCTATCGCCAAAAAAGAATTTACTCGTAAAGAAAAGCTCTGTTGGCAGTTTTGGGAATTGATTGGCAAGCATTGTTTAACACATAGAGAGGTGGCTTTTTATGCAAATCAGCTTAACATTACACCGTTCTATTTATCTCAAATAACAAAGCAATTCTTTAATGATGCGCCTAAGACTTTGATTAACCGTCAAGTCATCCTTGAAATAAAGGCATTATTAATGCACACTTCGCTGTCGGTAAATGAATTATCAGTGAAGCTCCATTTTGAAGAT
- a CDS encoding PLP-dependent aminotransferase family protein, translating into MVQPRYKSLVDKLASEIRIGKLLPGTRLPTHRHLAAEHKMSLATASRVYAELESMGLIIGETGRGTFVRELSLPLNHGIENPTAADMLDLNFNYPSLPIQAELLRTELKRLSTSGEIESLLRYQPHSGKLHDKIVISQYLKSKEITVEPENIIITNGAQQGIAITLLSALKPGDVVAVDALSYPGFKLAALAHHLEILPIPITPTGTDLDKLEELCKKRAIRALYCIPTLHNPMGWVLTLKQRQQLITLARQYHFMIIEDATYAFLVNKAPPSIVTLAPDITFYISGFSKNIASGLRVGFIVAPTNSISSLERSMRVTTWNTPALMTSIVCQWVKDGVVDKLERLLRKDAQQRQKIVSEIFEGLSYIHHPTSYFLWIPLPEEVRADKIVASLHQLQISVATAEPYATTPNIPHAIRIALASIDINLLRDALIKIREIIEYQIDL; encoded by the coding sequence ATGGTTCAGCCCCGTTATAAGTCTTTAGTTGATAAATTAGCGAGTGAAATACGTATAGGTAAATTATTACCCGGTACGCGTTTACCCACACATCGACATTTAGCCGCAGAGCATAAAATGTCTCTTGCAACAGCAAGCCGTGTCTATGCTGAATTAGAAAGTATGGGCTTGATCATTGGTGAAACAGGGAGAGGAACTTTTGTTCGTGAATTGTCACTTCCGCTAAATCATGGAATAGAAAATCCTACGGCAGCTGATATGTTGGATCTTAATTTCAATTATCCCTCATTGCCTATTCAAGCTGAATTATTACGTACCGAGCTAAAAAGATTATCGACATCAGGCGAAATTGAATCATTACTTCGCTATCAGCCACATAGCGGCAAACTACACGATAAAATAGTGATTTCTCAATATCTTAAAAGTAAAGAAATCACCGTTGAACCTGAAAATATTATTATTACTAACGGCGCACAACAAGGTATCGCGATTACATTATTAAGCGCTTTAAAACCGGGAGATGTTGTAGCGGTAGATGCATTAAGTTATCCCGGATTTAAATTAGCGGCACTCGCTCATCATTTGGAAATATTACCCATTCCCATAACACCTACAGGAACAGATTTAGATAAACTGGAAGAGCTATGCAAAAAAAGGGCAATACGCGCACTGTATTGTATTCCCACACTTCATAATCCAATGGGCTGGGTATTAACATTAAAACAGCGACAACAATTAATTACTTTGGCAAGACAATATCATTTTATGATCATTGAAGACGCGACTTATGCTTTTCTAGTTAACAAAGCACCACCTTCAATTGTTACCTTAGCGCCAGATATTACATTTTATATTTCGGGATTTTCTAAAAATATCGCTTCTGGATTAAGAGTGGGGTTTATTGTTGCTCCAACAAACTCTATTTCATCGTTAGAGCGTTCAATGAGAGTAACCACATGGAATACACCGGCACTAATGACTTCCATTGTCTGCCAATGGGTGAAAGACGGGGTTGTTGATAAATTAGAACGTTTATTACGCAAAGATGCACAGCAGCGACAAAAAATAGTGAGTGAGATATTTGAAGGGCTTTCTTATATTCATCATCCAACTTCTTATTTTTTATGGATACCTTTACCTGAAGAAGTTAGAGCCGATAAAATTGTTGCTTCATTACATCAGTTACAAATATCTGTTGCAACAGCGGAACCTTATGCCACAACGCCCAATATTCCTCATGCAATTCGTATTGCACTAGCTTCAATTGATATTAATTTATTGCGTGATGCATTAATAAAAATCAGAGAAATTATTGAATATCAAATTGATTTATAA
- a CDS encoding carbapenem self-resistance protein CarG family protein: protein MGNILKLGLGLLFLSLPFVSTATDIQLEYGVNLIDFNGDGVPDVVVKSRRALNDSTFVDLVTVYIKGSDQKAYIVPSIYANALSLFNNKIKGTDITISDFKFIEKKNHVVLLSAEKVGNNLQKTTPIRFSSYSILEHKKGDEIQFKWRFNSYCVTESFYLSVEDAYSDNCIDKIINE, encoded by the coding sequence ATGGGTAATATATTAAAACTTGGGCTAGGATTACTTTTTTTATCGTTACCATTTGTTTCAACAGCAACTGATATTCAACTCGAATATGGAGTAAATCTTATCGATTTTAATGGTGATGGTGTTCCTGATGTCGTCGTTAAATCTAGACGAGCATTAAATGATTCAACCTTTGTTGATCTGGTAACTGTTTATATCAAAGGAAGTGATCAAAAAGCTTATATTGTTCCATCCATATATGCTAATGCGTTGAGCCTTTTCAACAATAAGATTAAAGGTACAGATATCACTATCTCTGATTTCAAATTTATTGAGAAAAAAAACCACGTTGTATTGTTAAGCGCTGAAAAAGTAGGAAACAACCTACAAAAAACTACGCCAATCCGCTTTTCAAGTTATTCTATTTTAGAACATAAAAAAGGTGATGAAATTCAGTTTAAATGGCGATTTAATAGCTATTGTGTAACTGAATCATTTTATCTTAGTGTAGAAGATGCGTATTCTGATAATTGTATAGACAAAATCATTAATGAATAA
- a CDS encoding MetQ/NlpA family lipoprotein, which yields MKEIITGLLLASISLFTVSCSQEDTHKVKVAINTGPDQVIWDEVIRLAKLTEGLDVEVVAFNDYVQPNKALSDKEVDANAFQSIPYLQAQIKEHGYQFHIASKTYIFPLAAYSKKISDINELKPGDVVAISNEVSMKGRALLLLAENNLITLNDNVGFTPTVDDIIYNPKEITFVEVDSPKLTEALNDPNITMVIINNNFSSQVGLIATRDGLILENKNSPYANVIVTREDNKNDENIKKLVSVLHSRQIELKFKEMYKGDAVRAW from the coding sequence ATGAAGGAAATTATTACAGGTTTACTTCTAGCCTCAATATCACTATTTACTGTATCTTGTTCACAAGAAGATACACATAAAGTAAAAGTGGCAATTAATACAGGGCCTGATCAAGTGATTTGGGATGAAGTAATTCGTTTAGCGAAATTAACTGAAGGGTTAGATGTTGAGGTTGTTGCTTTCAATGATTATGTTCAGCCTAATAAGGCATTGAGCGATAAAGAAGTTGATGCGAATGCGTTTCAATCAATTCCTTATCTTCAAGCTCAAATAAAAGAGCATGGCTACCAATTTCATATTGCCAGCAAAACATATATCTTTCCTTTAGCCGCGTATTCTAAAAAAATTAGCGATATAAATGAATTAAAACCTGGTGATGTCGTTGCAATCTCAAATGAAGTTAGCATGAAAGGGCGCGCACTTTTATTACTAGCAGAAAATAATCTCATTACTCTTAATGATAATGTTGGTTTCACGCCAACAGTAGATGACATTATCTATAACCCAAAAGAAATCACTTTTGTTGAAGTAGACTCACCTAAGCTTACTGAAGCATTAAATGATCCCAATATCACAATGGTTATAATCAACAATAATTTTTCCTCTCAAGTAGGGCTTATTGCAACTCGTGATGGATTAATCTTAGAAAATAAGAATTCACCTTATGCTAATGTTATTGTAACGCGTGAAGATAACAAAAATGATGAGAATATAAAAAAATTAGTCTCAGTTCTGCATTCAAGGCAAATCGAGTTAAAATTCAAGGAAATGTATAAAGGTGATGCGGTAAGAGCTTGGTAA